In Leptospira congkakensis, the DNA window AAATCAATCACCGGTTTTTAACTGAGGTTCGTAACAAAGGTGTATTGTCAGAAGAAGAAATTAGGCAAGTGAGTATCATAGAAGAAGGAAACGAAAAACGAATTCGAATGGCGAATTTGGCTGTGATTGGTTCCTACCGCGTGAATGGAGTTGCTGAGTTACATTCGGAACTCATTAAAAAAACAATATTCCAAGCCTTCACCAAAGTATTTCCTGAAAAATTTAATAACAAAACTAATGGAATCACTCCGCGCCGTTGGTTACTCCAATCAAATCCAAGTTTGGCAAATCTAATTTCCAAACGAATTGGAAACGAGTTTACAACAGACCTTTACCAATTAAAAAAATTGGAATCTTTTGTGGATGATGCGGACTTTCAAAAGGATTGGCAGATAGTAAAACAAACGGCCAAAGATGATTTGACCAAACTCATTAAAAGTGAAACAGGAATTTCTATTGATCCGAAATCTCTCATTGATGTACAAATCAAACGATTCCATGAATACAAACGCCAACTTTTGAATATCCTCCGTGTGATTGCTTTGTATCGAAGGATCAAAGAAAATCCTTCTCGCGAAGTGACACCTCGAACAGTGATTTTTGGTGGGAAAGCGGCCCCTGGTTATTATATGGCCAAACTCATCATCAAACTCATCAATAACGTAGCTTGGGTCATCAATCGTGATCCGGACGTTGCTGACAGATTGAAGGTGGTTTTTTTACCAAACTACCGTGTGAGTTTGGCCGAGAGAATCATCCCCGGAAGTAATCTATCGGAACAAATTTCGACTGCAGGTACAGAAGCATCAGGTACTAGTAACATGAAGTTTATGTTAAACGGTGCTCTCACTATTGGAACTTTGGACGGAGCCAATGTGGAAATTTTGGAAGAGGTGGGGCCGGAAAATATTTATATCTTTGGCCTTCATACAGAAGAAGTATTCCGTTTGAAAGAAGCCGGCTACCAACCCGCAGATTACATTCGCAAAAACGACGAACTCCATAGAGTGCTCCTCATGATCCGCGAGAATTTATTTTCCATGGGAGAACCTGGAATCTTTGGCCCCATCTATGATAGCCTCTATTACACAGACAATTATCTACTGATGGCCGATTTTAATGCCTATGACGAGACTCAGGAACTGGTAGCGCGAGATTATTTGAACGAAACCACTTGGACCAAAAAATCCATTTTGAATGTGGCTCGGTCTGGCAAATTTTCCTCAGACCGGACGATTCGGGAATATGCGAAAGATATCTGGAAGGTTCCCCTTCTTGACACAGTTCCACCCAAAACTATCTACAAATTGCCACAAAACTGAATCGACATAAAAGAACTAAGGTTATATTGTTCCAAGGAAAGGGTTCCAAATGAGTAAAGGTTATATTATATGTGTCGATGATGAAATATCGGTATTGGAGACGCTTGCGGAGCAACTTCTGGCTCGATTTGGTGAATCCCATATTGTAGAGACTGCCAGTAGTGCGGAAGAGGCACTTTCCCTCATCGACGAAATCATCAGTAGCAATGACATCGTAGAGTTGATTGTTTCTGACCAAGTGATGCCTGGAATGAAGGGAGATCGATTTTTGGAACAGGTGCACCACCGTGCTCCAGATGCGATCAAAATCCTTCTCACTGGCCAGGCGGGACTTGATTCCGCAATCTATGCCATTAATAACGGGGGACTCAGTCGGTATGTCGAAAAACCTTGGAACATTGAAGAACTCTCCAAAGACATCAAAGACCTACTCGATAAGTTCCGGCAGAATTTGGAAAACCAACACCTCATCCAAGCTCTCAACCGCCGCATTCTCGAATTGGAATCTGGACAACAGTAAAAAACAATTCCTGATCTTAGGGCTCATTTTTCTTTCTCTTTCTCCAATTTTTGGGAAGGAGAAAGAACTCAGTCCCGAACAAATCTCCAAAAAAAAAGAAGTCCTTTCTAAAATGGTTCGTTATGGAACGAGCCAAGAAAGAAAACAAGCGTTATATGAACTAACTCGTTTCCCAAAAGAAACTGCAGGTGAACTTTATACATTAGTGGGAGAACAATTAAAAACGGAAAAAGATATGGGGATGAAAATAGTCCTCTTAAAAACCGTTGGTGATTTGGATTTAAAAGAAAATAAAGATACCATCATTTCTCTTTTTGAAGATTCCAATGAAGATGTAACCAAACAAGCAGTCACTTCTGCAAAAAAAATGAAACTAGCAGAAGCAACAAATCCCTTACTCGAAAAAGTAAAAAAAGAAGACTTCACCAAAAATTCCAATTCACTCAGTCTTTATATCAGTACTCTTGGTGAATTGCCAGATGGTAAAGTGGCTGCCTCCTTTCTTGAAACAAAATTTCGCGAAAAGTTTAACAATGCAGATATGCGTGGGCAAATTGCGTTGTACTTCGGAGCTGTGCTTTATGCTGAAGCAGAGTCGGCGTTAATGGAAGTTGCGTTTGATGAAATCCAACCCACAACACTTAGATGTTATTCTATGAATACACTTGGGAAATTAAAATCAGATACCGCTAAACCTAAGTTATATGAATTATTGGATTCCTTAAAAAAAACTGCTGGTAAGTTGGATGCAAAAAAAGCCCAATCTTTAAAAATTTATGCCATTGGAGCTCTTGTCACCATGGGTGATAAAGAAGTATTCCAAGAACTAAATGAATTTGCTCGTGATGATGATAGTATGGTGCGGCTGCGCGCCATTGAATTTATGGGAAGTTTGAAAGATCCCAAAGCATTAGAATTATTAGAATACAAACGAGACCGAGATCCAAGCCCGAAAGTACAAAAGGCTGCTAAAAAAGCCATCGACCAAATCAACGGAAAAGAGACCGCTCCCGAAGAAGAAAAATCGACGGAAGAAAAACCAGAAGAAGAACCGAAATGAAAGGAAAAGTTTTTTTTTCTTTCTATATCTTTCTCTCGATTGTGTTTGGGATCTCACTCCATTCGGAAGAAGATGGGCGTTATACGGGACCTATATCTCGTTCGGAAAAAAGAATTTTAGATGGAAAATCTGAGTTCCAAAAATCGGGAACTTTTCCCTTAGAATGGAAATTGTTTTTTAAGGGTAAACAAGGGGATTTTGTTGTTTTTTATGATTTGAACGGTGATGAAATTCACTACCGCTACAGACGGAATAAATTCGATTTGGATGCGGAATTCTTTGTGAAGGATTTGTTTCCTGGCAATCCTTACCGAGTGAAAGGCGAATGGATTGGTTATTATTTTTATTCCGTAGATGAAAGAGGGAAACGTTCGTCTTTACCTACCCCGAAAAAGTTACCTGCTGAACCTAAGGAATTTGTCGATAGACAATCCATTCCTATTTTTAAGTTAATCGAATACATCGAAGTCCGCACGGATGATCTTCTCTATTAAAAATCAAATTTTTGTAATAATTGAAAATTGATAAATAAGATAGGATTTGGATCATTTTCTTTTTCCGAATAACTCACGTTTAATGAAATAAAAGGACTCACCCATTTGAGTTTGATGATTTCTTGTCTGTCAGTTAAGTTGATATTAAAATCTGTAGCATAGGTCCAGTTTTCAAACCAAGCTCTTGTTTTGGGTTGGCCTTCTCTAAAAATTCCACTTAACTCTAATAAATTTCCGGTTCCAATGGGGATTGCCAATTTCCCTTCCCATTGCCCTCCGTTTTCTCTGGATTCAAATCCAAAAGCCACTACTGCTTTTTCTTTTCTCCATTCATAAAATGCTGCTCGTCCAATCTCATTCCATTGGAAGTTCCCTGATTCATTGTATTCTCTATACCGATAAATTAGGTTTCCCCACTCACTTACAAAAAAAGGAAAAAATCCTGACCTTCCATTTTCATACCTATGGCCTTCTGTCGAACTTAAGAATTCAGATCCAACCAAGTGTTGAAAACTCATCCTTGAATAACCTAGGCTCTGTGGGATTTGTGGTCTCACTTCTTCGGGTGATACCATTCCATAGAGTAAGGGTGAATCTCTATACACAGTGGCATCTAGGAAAAACTTAGATTCAGGAGATTCTGACTTTAAATACACAAATCCTACGGATTCTTTTTTGTTGAATATGGATTCGGATTGGATTCTGTGTGATCCCCAATCTTTAGAATTCCAAGATTCATTGATATACAAACTAGATTTGTTATCACCGCTTGACCAGACTCCCGAATAGGATTTGTTTGGTGATACAAAATAAAGTCCAGGATGGGATGAAAATGTGGCGGCATGATAAATTCCGAATTCATATTCCTTACTATCATATAACAATCGATAACCTAGAAAATTGGAAAACAAAATGGGCTGGGGGAGGGGAGATCCTGTTCGTTCCAGTTGGGAGTAAAAGTTTGGATCTTTTGCAAAATAAAAATGGGGAATGGGTTTGTAACGGTTCCCTGAGGTGAATCGAAATTGTTGGAAAGTAAGATTTGTTCCGTAAGAAAAATTCTCATCTCGTTTTTCTAAGATCCAAATTTGACCTTTGGCTCGGCCACCAAGGAAAAGTGAGGAATGATTTTTTTCTTCTCTTGGCAAATACCGGACATCTAGGTTTTGGTAACTCATTCCAAAAAATAGTTCATAAAGTAGATCTGTTGTATTTGAGAGTGGTAGATCCTTTTTTATATTCTTTGTTTGGGATTCATTAGCAAATTTTTGATTTGTTTTAGTAGGAGATTGTGATTTGAAAGTATCCTTTCCAATAAACGTTTGTTTGTTGGTATATAAAGTAATCTGTTTTTGTTTCCAAACCTTAGAAACAAGAGCTGCATCCTTTCCTTGGAGGGACTTTTTCCACTTTAAAAAATTTTCGGGTGGTTGTTTGGCTTTTTCCTTCCAAGCGGCGGCCAAATGGGGAGGAAACCCTGCCGCTAAAAGTTCTGAAATGGAAACTTGGTCAGGCTTTTTTTCTACAGCATACAAACTCTGTACGAAACAAATCCACAAAATAACCCCAATTTTCTGCCAATCCACCAGGATGGAGGTCTGAAATTTTGTTTTTTTGCCCTCAATCCAGTTGCTTTTTTTGGAAAAGGGACATATTCTAATCCTCCCAATAAAAAAAATTACGCTTGGGTGCGGGTTTTGTCCCAGGTGAATGCTAAATTTATATATAGAAACCGATAAAAACGTGAAAAAAATATTGACTTAACTTCTCAAATGTTAAGTAGTGTAAACAAGCGTTTAGTATATTATTGGTATTATTTTTTAGTTTTATGTCGTCTAACATGATGACGGGGAGGAAAAACCTATGATCGTTCGATCCATCCAACAACCCGCTTACAACCGCCACAAGGACTCAGGTCTCGCTGGCCAAGGTCCGAAAAAGGGATTTTCCCAGAACCTAACTGGGAAGACCTTTGAAGAGTATTTGATGGAAGCCTTCCAAGGGGAAGTGGTTCAAAAAGGAGAGTGGGTATCCCCTGGTCTCTCTGATCTTGGCCAAAAGAACCTGAAGAGGATGTAGACCAAAATACCGGCTTCCCGTTCTAGAACAGGGAGCCAATGGCCGACAATCAAAGTATGGAGAAAGTATCCATACTTTGGGCTCTTGTTCGGCGTGACTATGCTCTGCAATATGCAGGATCCTTTTTGGGCATATCCTGGATGTTTTTGCAGAACTTAGTACTCATTAGTATGTACGCGCTGGTTTTTCTGGTGCTCAATTTAAAAACTCCCTCCACTCAAGAAGACTTCACTGCTTATCTTTTAACGGGATTACTCTATTGGATTCCCATCCAAGAACTACTCGTTCGTGGTACCGGGATCCTCACTGACAATCGAACTTTGTTAAAACGTTCCAGTCTCGGAATCGATTTATTTTTATGGATTCCTTATGTGCAATTTTTAATTCATAGCCTCATCACGTCCATTCCTGTGTTTTTATATTTGGCCTATTCTGGAAAACTAAATCTTTCTGGGGTTGCTCTTGGGTATTTGGTTCTTGTTTTGTCCGGATTGTATTTGATGTTACTCCTTCATTATCTTTCCCGTTTGAATATTTTGTTAAAAGATATATCACCTTTGATTCGTTTGGTGAGCCAGGTGGTTTTTTGGGGAATCCCTGTTTTGTATTATCCTAAAGGGTATTTAAAAGAGTGGAATGGATTGAATCCATTTACCATACCTTTGGATGTTTTTCGTAGTTCCGTGATTACAGGTTTTGTTCCTCAGTTTGATTGGATTCAAATTCTACCATTTTTGTTTTCATTTTTTCTAGTGTATTTACTTGCCAAACGTAAATTTCAATCGGTGATTTTGGATCACCTTTAATCTAAATGACTTCTGTTGTTTTAGAAAATCTTTCTAAAGATTATCATGGATTTTCGAAACCATGGAAAAGAATCTTAACGGGCCTTAGTTTTGGATACTTCGGAATTGATTCTAAATTTACCGCTTTACGATCGTTAAATTTGCGAGTTGGTTCCGGCGAAATTTTAGGGATCATTGGTAGAAATGGTGCTGGTAAATCTACACTTCTCAAACTCATCACAGGTGTGATTAGAAAAGACAAAGGGAGTTTAACTGTTAATGGATCGGTGAGAGCCCTTCTCGAACTCAGTGTTGGATTTAATCCAGAACTTTCTGGGGAAGAAAATGTCTATTACAACGGACTTGTTTGGGGATATAAACCATCTGAAATTAGAGAACTAATAGATTCCATTTTTGAATTTGCTGAATTGAGTGAATTTCGAAAGGCACCCTTAAAAAATTATAGTTCGGGAATGGCAATGCGACTTGGTTTTAGCCTTGCGACTGCAAAACGACCTGATATCTTGATTGTGGACGAAGCCTTGGCTGTTGGGGATGCAAGTTTCCAACAAAAATGTCTCAAAAGAATCAAAGAATTTTCCAACCTTGGATCCTGTATTTTGGTTGTGAGTCATGACCTTGGCCTTATCTCATACTTCTGTACAAGAGTGGTTCTTTTAAACAAAGGAACTATGTTATTTGATGGAAATCCCAAAGAAGCCATTGAAGAATACATGCACGTGTTAGCTGGTGCAGCCGAACCTTCTTCTATTCATAAATCAGAATCTATCCAAAATATACATGTCTCCCTTAAGAACCCAAAAGGGATAGATACACGTCATCATTTTCTAGGGGAACAGGCAACACTCCGAATCGAATTTCAAACAACCAAACCGGTCACTGAGGGAACAATTGGTTTTCATATTGATAGTGAAAAGGGGATTCGTATTTTTGGGACCAATTCCCATCATCTAGGGAAACCAAATATCAACTTAAATGCTCAGGAACGTTTGGTCGTTGAATTCCAATTCCCCATCCAGTTTGGAGAAGGGAAATACAGTTTGGGTGTTTCTATCCATAAAGGCGAGTCTCATATTGAAGGTAGTTATTTTTGGGGAGAATCCGTTTTGGATTTTGAGGTAGAACGAGGGAAAGTTGGAAAATTTGTAGGTGTTTGTCATTTACCAACAGAATTTGTCATCCAGACCCTTCCCAAATCGAACTAGAAAAACAGTTTCCTTCAACGGAAAATTCTAAATTCTGGAAATCCTATGAAAGTTTGTGTGGTCGGAACCGGATATGTAGGCCTAGTTGCTGGGACTTGTTTTGCTGAATACGGCAATGATGTAATTTGTATCGATAAAGATGAAAAAAAAATAAGCGATCTCAAACAAGGGATCATACCCATCTACGAACCGGGGCTTTCCGAACTTGTAGAAAGAAATTATAAAGAAGGAAGACTTAAGTTTTCTACTTCATTGAAAGATGGTGTCGAATCTTCCGAATTTGTTTTTATCGCGGTGGGAACTCCTACGTCGGACAATGGATCTGCCGATTTAAGATTTGTTTTTGCTGTGGCGGAAGAAGTTGGTAAAACCATGAATGGATATAAAATCATCGTGGATAAATCAACGGTTCCAGTTGGAACTGCTGACCAAGTGAAAGCGATCGTTGCAAAAAACACAAAACATCCGTTCGATGTTGTTTCCAATCCAGAATTTTTAAAAGAAGGCGCTGCCATCGAAGACTTTATGCGACCAGAACGAGTTGTGATTGGTGCCGAGTCTGAACTTGCCGCTAAAAAAATGAGTGAATTGTATTCTCCATTTGTTTTAAACGGAAACCCAATCATTACCATGAGCATCCGTTCTGCGGAACTTACAAAATATGCATGTAACGCATTCCTCGCTACAAAGATTTCCTTTGTAAATGAAATTGCAAATCTTTGTGATGCGGTCGGCGCTAATTATGATGATGTAAGAAAAGGAATGGGGACTGATTCAAGAATCGGTCGTCAGTTTTTATATGCAGGAATTGGATATGGTGGATCTTGTTTTCCAAAAGATGTAAGAGCTCTTCTTCGCACTGCAGAAGAAGTAAATGCTCCTATGCACATCATTCAATCAGTGGAAGATGTAAACGAAAAACAAAAAACTCGTTTGACCGATAAAATTTTTGAACATTTCAAATCAACAGATATGAAAGGGAAAACATTTGGAATCTGGGGATTGTCTTTTAAACCAGGAACAGATGATATGCGAGAAGCACCGTCAATTCCTTTGATTTATGAATTACATAAAAACGGAGCAAAGTTACAAGTATTTGATCCTGCTTCCATGGAAACTTCAAAGTATTATTTTGATGGAAAGGTAGAATACAAGAAAGATGCGTATTCCACTCTTCAAGGTGCAGATGCAATGTTGCTTCTGACAGAATGGAGAGAGTTTAGAGAACCTGATTTTAATAAAATCAAGAGCCTTCTAAAAAACCCTTTAATTTTTGATGGAAGAAATCAATACAAACCAACTCTTATGAACGAGTTAGGGTTTACCTATTATTCTATCGGGAACAGATAAATTTTATGGTCCGACTGAATGAATTTTTGGCCGGACTAAAATCCTCTTTCTATTTCAGACAAAGCTTCATTACACATAGATTTATCCGAGTCAGTCGTCAATTGCGGTTTAATTTCCAATAAGACTGCTTTTGCGAGTTTTGACTCACCTGCATCCTTTAAAGTTAATCCATAATATAGTTTAGCGGTAGTTTTGCGGCCAGAAGTTGGATATGTTTCTAGAAATTCTTTCCAAGATTTTACTGCAGATTCTTTTGGACCATGGACAGATCTCACTAAGTTTAAGTTGAAATGTGCATTTTCTTTGAGGATAGGTAAGGTTTTGGATTTTTGGACAGCTTCCGTGAACTGCACTTCTGCTTTCTCAAAATCTTTGGTTTGAAAATACAATAAACCCAATCGAAAATGAATGTCGGGACTATTTACGTTCCGTCTAAGTTCTGTTTTGAGATAAGACTCAATATTTGGTTCTTGTAGGATTCTTCTAGATATATTTAAAATATCTTCTTTGGTGGCGAGTCCTGCAATTTTTGTCACATAGTTCCCGTCCCCATCAAGAAATAAGATGGTAGGGTATCCTTCAATATTGTATTTTTTTCGTAGGTTAGGGAATTCTTCTCCATCTAACCGAACTTTTACGAAGTTATCTAATACTTTGCTAACATCTGGGTCTGGAAAAATTTCTTTTTCTAAAACCAAACAATAGGTGCACCAATCAGCAAATACATCCACAATGATAAATTTTTTGTCCTGTTTTGCTGTTTCGAATCCCTTTTGGATGGATCCTCCCCATGGGGATTCGGAAAATAAGGAACTTGTGAGTAGAAGTAGGAAAAGGGAAAGAATCTTACGAACCATCTCCTGAATCCTAAAGTTTTTCCATTCGTTTGAATAGTCAATTTTCGCTTTTTCGAAATGGAATGGCTAGTTTCCATGGTCGGTAGAAGGTCAAAATATGGAATTTTTACTGAAATTGGAAGAACTACTCCGCAAACGTAAGGAAGAATTGCCTGAGAAGTCTTATACCGCTGAACTTTTCCGCGATGGTGTTGACCGCATCCTTAAAAAAATTGGCGAGGAAGCAGGGGAAGTGATCATCGCTGCAAAAAATCCCAACGAAAAAGAATTAATTCACGAAATTGCTGATTTGGTTTTTCACTTGGAAGTTCTCATGGTGGAAAAAGGAATTAGTTTATCTACCATAGCAAAAGAATTGGAAAAACGCCACAGTTAGTCTTTTGTTTCCCACAGGAAACTTAAATGAAGATATTCTTATATTTGTTTTACCCTTTTAGTTTGCTCTACCGTTTTTTATTTTGGTGGCAACAAAGGGGGACTCCCTCTTTCCGTTTACCAAAAGTTTTAGTCATTAGTGTAGGAAACATCACTTTAGGAGGAACTGGTAAAACTCCCTTCGTTCAATACTTAGTTAAATTTTTTAAAGAAGTTTATCCAAGTTATGCGATTACAATTTTGTCTCGTGGATATAAGGCGGAAAAAAGTAATGAAGGGGCAATTCTTACAAACGGACTTACTCCCAAGTTATTTGGTGATGAACCTAGCCAACATAAAGAAATGTTTCCCGATATACAGGTGATCATCGGGAGAAATAGGAAAAATGCATTTCTTTTGTATAATCAAATCCAGTCGCAGAAACATATTGTGATTCTTGATGATGGTTTTCAACATAAAGCATTACATAGAGATTTTGATTTTGTTTTGTTGGATGCCAATTCGCCTTTTGGTAATGGGTTTACTATCCCTTTGGGTTTTTTAAGAGAACCTGTCAGTCATATAAAAAGGACAAATGCGATTCTTTTTACTAAGATAACTTCTAAAAACAAAAATGGTTTGGAAAAATATCATTCTGATTTAAAGAAATTAGATCCATCGATTCCGATTTTTTCTTCTCAATTTGAATCTTCAGTTTCGGAAGTTCAGTTTCAACAAGGTTTAACATTAAAACCTTTTTTACCGAAATTGAATTCTAAATACTTTTTGGTGACTGGTGTTGGAAATCCAAAACACGTTTATGAAACAGCAAAATCCACCTTGTTATCGGAATCCATTCGAACTAAATTTTTCCCAGATCATTTTGAATTTAACGAAGATGTATTGTTTTCTTTGGCGAATGAAATTTTGAATGATGAAATTTTTGTGACCACTGAAAAAGATTGGATCAAAATGCGAACCAACATTGGTTTTTTAAAAGAACTTCAGAAGAAAAATATTATAGTGCTAATACTTTTGATTCAGGTTTCTGTTAATGAGGAGAAAGAACTCAAGTCTATGTTAGTTGGTCTCGTTTCCACATACGAATCAAAAATCGATCCGGCTTTAGAGACTTAAAAATTTTTTCAGACACAATATTCGGTTCGTTGACCATGGATGAAACCAAAATCTCTGCCGCGTATAAAGAGTGGGTGAGTCCTCTCGAACCAAGTCCATTGAGGATTCCAACATTTTCAAAGTAAGGAATTTCTATTTTTTTCCCCCCTTTTTTCAGTAGATTTTGGTATTTAATGGAAACATCCATTTTCGAAATATTGGGTAACCTTCCGATGACTGGACTACGGTCTTGTGATTGGGTTCTGTAACTGACTCTAGTTGGGAATAAACTTGGATTTTGAGGATTCCACTGCGAAGTGAGGTTCGGTAGTTTTTGGTATAAGTCCTTCCACATCATTTCGGATTCTTCTGACCTTGGTTCACTTTCGAGTTTGAATTCATCAAACGTTGCACCTAAAACTTGGATTCCTTGAATTGCTGGAGTGAGATAATCACCATATAAAATCCCGTAAGTATTTGTCGGGTTTTGTTCTGGAATTTTTAAGATTTGGCCCCTAACTTTCTTTAGTGGCAGCCAATCCAAATGTGGGTCCTCTGAAAATTGGTATCCTTGGCTTAAAAAAAGGTAATCACATTCAATTTTTTCATCAGTTGTTTGACAGAGAATTTTTGAGTTTTCATTCGACTCTTCCCATTTTAACAACTTACAATTGTACTTAGTATCTGGATTTGTAATGGTCAAAATTTGTTTCGTAAGGTCTACAGGTGATAGAGATTTTCCTTGTGGAAAGAAGAGGGCTTTGGTTCCAGAAGTTGGTTCTACACTTTCTCTTGCTATATTATTTGGAATTTGATGCGAAATAATAGAATGCGAATAACGATCGTATGTTCCTTCTGTATCCATGAGGTAATAGATTCCGTCCACATGGGGAACTTTTTGTTCTAGGTGATAGTTTTCCCAAATGGATAAAAAATATATAAAAGATGATAAGGAAAATTCAGATTCAGCTGTTTTGTGTTTGGTGAGAAATGGATACACAACACCAATAGGATTTCCACTTGCATGTTGGGCAGGCCCAAAGTCGGAATCAATTAAAATGGTTTGGATATTTCTTTTTTTTAGAGCAAAACAAATGCTAACACCAGCAATTCCTGCGCCCACAACAACGGCGGTTTTTTTTCGATCATTCATCTAATATTATTTTAACAATCCGGAAATCATTTCCCGTTTCCTTCCAAATCCTTTTTTCTTTTCGATAACAAACCCTAGTTCGGTGAGATTTCTTCGTAAAAAACCTGCAGATGAAAAAGTTGCCAAACTAGTTCCCGCGATGGACTTGTTTCTTATTAAACGCAGAACTTCAGGTGACCACATCTCTGGATTTTTTCCTGGTGAAAACCCATCCAAATACCAGGAATTGATCATGGGAAAACGGGGAAGGCAAATTTGGATGTCTCCGAAATAAACATTTACAGTAAATTGACTTTTGTTTGTTTGATGAACCCAAGTATAAGTCCAGAGGTTTTTTGTTTCATCTTTTCCCCAGGTAAATTTTGCTATTTCATAAGAAGTGAGAAGTTCTTCAAACCACAATGTTTGATTCGGATAACTTTTGTTTAGTGTTAAGAGTATGTCAGTATTTAATGGGTAACCTTCTAGGCTAATAAACTCCATTGAGTTTGGGTTTTGGAGTGAATTCCAACTTTCTAAGGTAACGAATAAATTGAGACCAGAACCAAACCCGAGTTCCCCAATCCGATAAACAGATTGGTTACTCTCGCTGATTTTTGTTCCAACATCATTTCCGTTAAAAAAAACATATAGAGACTCTTCCCATCCACCTTGTTTCGAAAAATACACATCATCAAATAACTTCGAAACAGGGACTCCCTCTTTGAATTCGATTGTATTTTGCGATTGGTCGGAAGGGGAATTCAACATACAGTAAAACTATTTCCTATTTTGGGGAACTAACTTACCTTGGAAACTCAATCTCGAATTCCACTGATTGTAAAAAGTAAGTCACTTACCTTTTGCCCCCACCTACCAAAGATACCGCCTTTCCCAGGAAAGTTGCTTTCCAAGCTGACTTCCTAGTCTTCTACACTAACTTACAAAAGGAACGGGTTTACCTTCGAAACCCCGTCGCTTTCGAAACCAACGCGCAAAAGT includes these proteins:
- a CDS encoding glycogen/starch/alpha-glucan phosphorylase; the protein is MVVNNPRLITLLSEEQKADLASMEKQFAHHLEYTIGKNRFNLKNEDIYKALGHTIRDFLIDRLNVTHERYRNENPKRVFYFSLEFLMGRTLMNALINLGLYETIQVMLRGIGFELTDVLEFETDAGLGNGGLGRLAACFLDSMATLNVPGFGYGIRYDYGIFNQIIANGSQLEMPDHWDADGIPYEVVRSDISFSVGFFGHTETRVSGKGKIQHDWVPDETVLASAHDYPIPGFNTSTVNHLRLWAAKSSEEFNLDYFNHGDYMKAVQDKSISENISKVLYPNDTTEQGKVLRLKQQYFMVCASLQDILIQYRESTSNLKELPNFVAIQLNDTHPSIGIAELMRVFLDIEEMDWDSAWEIVTKVFSYTNHTVLPEALETWRVELFEKLLPRHLEIIYEINHRFLTEVRNKGVLSEEEIRQVSIIEEGNEKRIRMANLAVIGSYRVNGVAELHSELIKKTIFQAFTKVFPEKFNNKTNGITPRRWLLQSNPSLANLISKRIGNEFTTDLYQLKKLESFVDDADFQKDWQIVKQTAKDDLTKLIKSETGISIDPKSLIDVQIKRFHEYKRQLLNILRVIALYRRIKENPSREVTPRTVIFGGKAAPGYYMAKLIIKLINNVAWVINRDPDVADRLKVVFLPNYRVSLAERIIPGSNLSEQISTAGTEASGTSNMKFMLNGALTIGTLDGANVEILEEVGPENIYIFGLHTEEVFRLKEAGYQPADYIRKNDELHRVLLMIRENLFSMGEPGIFGPIYDSLYYTDNYLLMADFNAYDETQELVARDYLNETTWTKKSILNVARSGKFSSDRTIREYAKDIWKVPLLDTVPPKTIYKLPQN
- a CDS encoding response regulator — encoded protein: MSKGYIICVDDEISVLETLAEQLLARFGESHIVETASSAEEALSLIDEIISSNDIVELIVSDQVMPGMKGDRFLEQVHHRAPDAIKILLTGQAGLDSAIYAINNGGLSRYVEKPWNIEELSKDIKDLLDKFRQNLENQHLIQALNRRILELESGQQ
- a CDS encoding HEAT repeat domain-containing protein; its protein translation is MVRYGTSQERKQALYELTRFPKETAGELYTLVGEQLKTEKDMGMKIVLLKTVGDLDLKENKDTIISLFEDSNEDVTKQAVTSAKKMKLAEATNPLLEKVKKEDFTKNSNSLSLYISTLGELPDGKVAASFLETKFREKFNNADMRGQIALYFGAVLYAEAESALMEVAFDEIQPTTLRCYSMNTLGKLKSDTAKPKLYELLDSLKKTAGKLDAKKAQSLKIYAIGALVTMGDKEVFQELNEFARDDDSMVRLRAIEFMGSLKDPKALELLEYKRDRDPSPKVQKAAKKAIDQINGKETAPEEEKSTEEKPEEEPK
- a CDS encoding LIC_11959 family protein; amino-acid sequence: MKGKVFFSFYIFLSIVFGISLHSEEDGRYTGPISRSEKRILDGKSEFQKSGTFPLEWKLFFKGKQGDFVVFYDLNGDEIHYRYRRNKFDLDAEFFVKDLFPGNPYRVKGEWIGYYFYSVDERGKRSSLPTPKKLPAEPKEFVDRQSIPIFKLIEYIEVRTDDLLY
- a CDS encoding LIC12298 family protein, producing MIVRSIQQPAYNRHKDSGLAGQGPKKGFSQNLTGKTFEEYLMEAFQGEVVQKGEWVSPGLSDLGQKNLKRM
- a CDS encoding ABC transporter permease, with protein sequence MEKVSILWALVRRDYALQYAGSFLGISWMFLQNLVLISMYALVFLVLNLKTPSTQEDFTAYLLTGLLYWIPIQELLVRGTGILTDNRTLLKRSSLGIDLFLWIPYVQFLIHSLITSIPVFLYLAYSGKLNLSGVALGYLVLVLSGLYLMLLLHYLSRLNILLKDISPLIRLVSQVVFWGIPVLYYPKGYLKEWNGLNPFTIPLDVFRSSVITGFVPQFDWIQILPFLFSFFLVYLLAKRKFQSVILDHL
- a CDS encoding ABC transporter ATP-binding protein, whose translation is MTSVVLENLSKDYHGFSKPWKRILTGLSFGYFGIDSKFTALRSLNLRVGSGEILGIIGRNGAGKSTLLKLITGVIRKDKGSLTVNGSVRALLELSVGFNPELSGEENVYYNGLVWGYKPSEIRELIDSIFEFAELSEFRKAPLKNYSSGMAMRLGFSLATAKRPDILIVDEALAVGDASFQQKCLKRIKEFSNLGSCILVVSHDLGLISYFCTRVVLLNKGTMLFDGNPKEAIEEYMHVLAGAAEPSSIHKSESIQNIHVSLKNPKGIDTRHHFLGEQATLRIEFQTTKPVTEGTIGFHIDSEKGIRIFGTNSHHLGKPNINLNAQERLVVEFQFPIQFGEGKYSLGVSIHKGESHIEGSYFWGESVLDFEVERGKVGKFVGVCHLPTEFVIQTLPKSN